In Erpetoichthys calabaricus chromosome 6, fErpCal1.3, whole genome shotgun sequence, one genomic interval encodes:
- the klhl40b gene encoding kelch-like protein 40b: MALPTDQDEEQRLYQQTLLQDGLNDLLETDKFVDCVLKVKGKEFRCHRLVLAACSPYFRAMFLSDMEESKKKEIVMEEVEPEVMGLLIKYIYTSEIEINEKNVQDIFAAANMFQVPSIFTVCVSFLQKRLGLSNCLAVFRLGLMLDCPRLAISARDFICERFQMISKDEDFLHLAPNELAAIITADSINTEKEEAVFEVVMDWVAVDKASRLKELPDLLDCVRFRLINSEYLATKVEKHALIKSNPEIIEKLQMVKDAIAGKLPERKKATSKKSIDKKGGDGTKDEEEENFLPGILNDNLRFGMFLKDLIFMTNDMGSVAYDPIGNECYIASLSTQIPKNHCSLVTKENQIFVSGGLYYNEDNKDDPFSSFFLQYDPIGSDWLGMPPVPSARCLFSMGEAENLIFIIGGKELKEGEKTLDSVMCYDRTSFKWGESDPLSHTTYGHMSVSLNGLVYVIGGKGEGKKCMKRVCAYNPKRFEWTDLAPLKTARSLFGAVVHNGKIFVAAGVTDSGLTSSIEVYDPAKNKWEEFPEFPQERSSMSLVSLGGSLYAIGGFAMVPNESDEIVPTEMNDIWKFEEDTKQWLGILREIRYASGATILSVRMNTLRLTKM, encoded by the exons ATGGCCCTACCTACAGATCAGGATGAAGAACAGAGATTGTACCAGCAGACATTACTTCAAGATGGCCTCAATGACTTGCTGGAAACAGACAAGTTTGTGGATTGTGTGTTGAAAGTCAAAGGAAAAGAGTTTCGATGTCACAGACTTGTCCTGGCAGCCTGCAGCCCTTACTTTCGGGCCATGTTTTTGTCTGATATGGAGGAGAGCAAAAAGAAGGAAATAGTTATGGAAGAGGTGGAACCAGAAGTTATGGGACTACTCATTAAGTACATCTACACCTCTGAAATAGAGAtcaatgaaaaaaatgtccagGATATTTTTGCAGCTGCTAATATGTTCCAGGTGCCTTCCATCTTTACCGTCTGTGTGTCTTTTCTACAGAAGCGACTGGGTTTAAGTAACTGCCTGGCAGTCTTCAGGCTTGGCTTGATGTTAGATTGCCCACGTCTTGCAATATCTGCTAGAGACTTTATCTGCGAACGCTTCCAGATGATTTCAAAAGATGAAGACTTTCTTCATTTGGCACCCAATGAGCTGGCAGCGATAATCACAGCTGACTCCATAAACACTGAAAAAGAAGAAGCGGTCTTTGAGGTGGTTATGGATTGGGTAGCTGTGGACAAAGCCAGCCGACTCAAGGAGCTGCCAGATCTACTTGACTGTGTCCGCTTTCGTCTGATTAATAGTGAATACTTGGCTACAAAGGTCGAGAAGCACGCATTAATAAAGTCCAACCCTGAAATTATTGAGAAGCTTCAAATGGTTAAAGATGCCATTGCAGGAAAACTTCCCGAAAGAAAGAAGGCTACTAGTAAGAAAAGTATTGACAAGAAGGGTGGAGATGGtacaaaagatgaagaagaagaaaactttcTTCCAGGAATATTAAATGATAACCTGAGATTTGGAATGTTCCTCAAGGACTTGATCTTCATGACTAATGACATGGGATCAGTGGCCTATGACCCCATAGGAAATGAGTGTTACATTGCTTCTTTATCAACACAAATTCCTAAAAATCACTGCAGTCTGGTGACCAAGGAAAATCAGATCTTTGTCTCAGGAGGGCTCTACTACAATGAAGATAATAAGGATGATCCATTCAGCTCTTTCTTTTTACAG tACGATCCAATAGGCTCAGATTGGCTTGGAATGCCTCCTGTGCCATCTGCCCGTTGTCTCTTCAGTATGGGTGAGGCAGAGAATCTCATCTTCATCATTGGAGGAAAGGAACTGAAGGAAGGAGAGAAGACTCTGGATAGCGTGATGTGCTACGATAGAAC GTCTTTTAAATGGGGTGAATCTGACCCACTATCACATACAACCTACGGACATATGTCGGTGTCTCTCAATGGACTGGTCTACGTCATTGGTGGCAAAGGAGAAGGAAA GAAATGTATGAAGAGAGTATGTGCCTACAACCCAAAGAGATTCGAATGGACAGATTTGGCTCCTCTGAAGACTGCCAGGTCTCTCTTTGGAGCTGTTGTCCACAATGGGAAGATTTTTGTAGCAGCCGGTGTGACAGACTCTGGGCTTACTAGCAGTATTGAAGTTTACGATCCTGCCAAGAACAa ATGGGAGGAATTTCCAGAATTCCCACAAGAGCGCAGCTCCATGAGTCTAGTCAGTCTTGGAGGTTCTCTTTATGCCATTGGAGGCTTTGCAATGGTTCCCAATGAATCAGACGAGATTGTACCAACTGAAATGAATGATATTTGGAA GTTTGAAGAAGACACAAAGCAGTGGTTGGGTATCCTGCGAGAGATCCGTTATGCTTCTGGGGCCACCATCCTTTCAGTTCGCATGAATACACTGCGGCTAACCAAGATGTAA